The sequence GGCCCGGCTCGGCTGTACCGGCTGGGCGCCCGAGGACGTGCTGCCGTACTTCGCCAAGCTGGAGGACGACGACGAGTTCGGCGACCTGCCCTATCACGGCCGCGGCGGACCGACCCCGATCCACCGGACCCCGAAGGACGCCTGGGGAGGCGCCGACCGGGCCCTGGCCGACTCGGCCCTGGCGGCGGGGTTCGGCTGGGCGCCCGACGTCAACGCGCCCGGCGCCACCGGGGTCTCGCCCTACCCGATCAACTCCCGTGGCTCCCGCCGCGTCAGCGTCAACGACGCCTATCTCGAACCCGCACGTGGGTTGACCGGCCTCACCGTCCGCGGCGACGCGCTGGTGGACAGCGTCGTCTTCGAGAACGACCGCGCGGTCGGTGTCCGGGTGGTGATCGACGGATCCGTCGTCACCGAGTACGCGGACGAGGTGATCCTCAGCGCGGGTGTGATCCACTCCCCGGCGATCCTGCTGCGCTCGGGCATCGGCCCCGCCGCCGGGCTGCGGGCGCTGGGGATCGAGGTCCGCCAGGACCTGCCGGTCGGGCTCGGCATGCAGGACCACGCGATGGCTGTGCTCTCGCTGCCGTTGCGGGCCGAGGCCGCCATCAAGTCACCGCACGACCGGCACACCAACGTCTGTGTGCGCTGGTCCAGCGGGACGGGCACGCACTCCGACGACCTCATGTTCGTCTCGCTCAACCAGAACGTGCTGGCCATGGCCACGGCGAACGCCGAGTCGCACGCCGGTGGTTTCGGTGTCTGGCTGAACCGGACCCACTCGCGCGGTGAGCTGACCCTGGTCTCCACCGACCCCACGGCACACCCGTACGTCGCCCAGCGGATGCTGTCCGCCGAGCGTGATCTCGCCCCGATGCGGGAGGGCGTGCGTGCCCTCGTCGAGTTGAGCGGCCGCGCCGAGACGGCCGCCGTCCTCGGCGGATCGGTCGAAGAGGCGAACCGTCCGCTGTTTCGAGGCCCTCGCGAACGACGGCGACCTCGACGACCACCTGCTGTCCACGGTCCTCGACGCCCAGCACGGCACGAGCACCTGCCGGATGGGCGCTCCCGGGGCCGCCGGAACGGTCGTCGACCCGGCCTGCCGAGTACAGGGTGTCCGGGGTCTGCGGGTCGTGGACGCCTCGATCTTCCCTTCCGTGCCCCGGGCCAACACCAACCTCGCCGCCATCATGACCGGCGAACTCATGGCCGACCGCCTCGACGCCTGATCCCGTCCCGTATCGCGACGCCCGGGCCCGCCCCGTACCGAAGAGAAACGGTCACCACCATGGAAACCCTCCAGAACCTCATCGGCGGCCGGTGGGTAGAGCCGGCCGGCGAGAACATCGTCGCCGTGGTCAACCCCGCCACCGAGGAGGCCTTCGCATCCTTCCGCGCGGGCGACGCCGACGACGTGGACCGCGCCGTCACCGCGGCGGTCGCGGCACAGCCCGCGTGGGCCGCGCTCACCGTGGCGCGGCGCGTGGAACTGATCCACGCCTGGTCCGACACGATCGCCGCGCACGCCGTGGAACTGGCCGAACTGGAATGCCGGGAGATGGGCAAACCGGTCGGTATCGGCAGCTCGTTCATAGCGGGGGCCGTGGCCGGACTGAAGGCCGCCGCGGACCAGGCACTCACCTACCCGTTCAGCGAAACGGTGACCGGTCCGGGTTCGGGAGCAGCTACGGGTACGGGCCCGGCGGCAGCCCGGACCGACATCGTCCGCCACCCGCTCGGCGCGACCGCCGTGATCACTCCCTGGAACTTCCCCGTCGTCATGGTCCTCGGCGCACTCGGCCCGCTGCTCGCCGCCGGGAACACCGTCGTGGCCAAGCCCTCCGAGCACTCCCCGGTCTCCGCGGTGCGGCTGTTCGAGCTGGCAGTCTCCAGCGGGCTGCCGCCGGGCGTACTGAACCTGGTCCTCGGCGACGCCCGCACCGGCGCGGCGCTGACGGAACACGAAGACGTACAGCTCGTCCACTTCACCGGCTCGGTCGGGGCCGGCCGCGCCGTGGGGGCGGCGACCGGGCGCCGCCTGAGGCGCTGCGTGCTGGAACTCGGCGGAAAGGACCCCGTCGTGATCGACGCCGGGGTCGATCCGGTGGCCACCGCGCAGGCCGTCGCGTTCGGCGCGTTCGTCAACACCGGCCAGATCTGCACCTCCATGGAGCGGATCTACGTCCATGAGCGGATCGCGGACGAGTTCGTCGAGGCGCTCGTCGCCGCGGCCCGGACCTTCACCGTCGGCGACGGTCTCGCCCCCGCCACGATGCTGGGACCGCTGGTGGACGCGCGGCAACGCGACACCGTACGACGCCATGTCGAGGACGCCGTCCACAAGGGCGCCACCGTGCGCG is a genomic window of Streptomyces sp. NBC_00414 containing:
- a CDS encoding aldehyde dehydrogenase family protein, yielding MAQHDHDLIVVGAGSAGAAIAARAAARGRRVLLLEAGPDYRSAQLPEVWRSPNPVVALMDPTASEHLVWTGLNSSRTEKQQQAPYWRGRGVGGSSSVNGQIAIRPPVEDFEEWARLGCTGWAPEDVLPYFAKLEDDDEFGDLPYHGRGGPTPIHRTPKDAWGGADRALADSALAAGFGWAPDVNAPGATGVSPYPINSRGSRRVSVNDAYLEPARGLTGLTVRGDALVDSVVFENDRAVGVRVVIDGSVVTEYADEVILSAGVIHSPAILLRSGIGPAAGLRALGIEVRQDLPVGLGMQDHAMAVLSLPLRAEAAIKSPHDRHTNVCVRWSSGTGTHSDDLMFVSLNQNVLAMATANAESHAGGFGVWLNRTHSRGELTLVSTDPTAHPYVAQRMLSAERDLAPMREGVRALVELSGRAETAAVLGGSVEEANRPLFRGPRERRRPRRPPAVHGPRRPARHEHLPDGRSRGRRNGRRPGLPSTGCPGSAGRGRLDLPFRAPGQHQPRRHHDRRTHGRPPRRLIPSRIATPGPAPYRRETVTTMETLQNLIGGRWVEPAGENIVAVVNPATEEAFASFRAGDADDVDRAVTAAVAAQPAWAALTVARRVELIHAWSDTIAAHAVELAELECREMGKPVGIGSSFIAGAVAGLKAAADQALTYPFSETVTGPGSGAATGTGPAAARTDIVRHPLGATAVITPWNFPVVMVLGALGPLLAAGNTVVAKPSEHSPVSAVRLFELAVSSGLPPGVLNLVLGDARTGAALTEHEDVQLVHFTGSVGAGRAVGAATGRRLRRCVLELGGKDPVVIDAGVDPVATAQAVAFGAFVNTGQICTSMERIYVHERIADEFVEALVAAARTFTVGDGLAPATMLGPLVDARQRDTVRRHVEDAVHKGATVRAGGAVPERPGYFYPATVLTGVDDSMLVMTEETFGPVAPVTVVPSFEEGLTRAAASRYGLAATVYTDDPDHIAAAAQLPVGVVWVNQWQGGGPERLYEPARDSGMGATGARAALDAATRPAAVHIAAGVPAAGR